The segment AGGCGGGCGCCGCCGGCATCGGCCTGTTCCGCACCGAGCTGCAGTTCATGGTCGCCTCGACCTTTCCGCGGGCGGAAGCCCAGGAACGGCTCTACCGTGACGTGCTCGACGCGGCACGCGGCAAGCCGGTGACATTCCGCACCATCGATATCGGCGGCGACAAGGTGCTGCCCTACTTCAAGGACACGATCCAGGAAGAGAACCCGGCGCTCGGCTGGCGTGCCATCCGCCTGACGCTCGACCGGCCGGGCCTGTTGCGCACCCAGATCCGAGCGCTTTTGAAGGCATGCGGCGGGCGTGAACTGAAGCTGATGCTGCCGATGGTGACGGAGCTCGGCGAGATCGCCCAGGCGCGCGAAATCATCGATCGCGAAGTGCGGCATCTGTCGCGTTTTGCCCATCATCTGCCGACCAGCCTGAAGCTTGGGGCCATGCTGGAGGTGCCTTCGCTGCTGTTCCAGCTCGATGAACTGATGAAGGCCGTTGATTTCGTCTCGGTCGGCTCGAACGATCTGTTCCAGTTCGTCATGGCGGTCGATCGCGGCAACACGCAGCTCGCCGACCGCTTCGATGTGCTGTCGACGCCGTTCCTGCGCGCGCTGAAGCAGATTGCCGACGCCGGGGTGCGCAATCAAACCCCGGTGACGTTGTGCGGCGAGCTGGCGGGCAAGCCGATCTCGGCGATGGCGCTGATCGGACTTGGCTACCGATCGATCTCGATGTCGCCGGCCTCGATCGGCCCGGTCAAGGCGATGCTGACGGAACTGCCGCTGGCCGAGCTGGAAGCGTTCTTCGACGACAATCTCATGGCGCCGGCCCAGGGGTTGCCGATGCGGGCGCTACTGCAAGCCTTTGCCGACGACCGCTCCATTCCGTTGTAAATCCACGTGAGGGCGGCCTGCAAATGTCGATTTTCTGCGCTTCCGGTGCTCATGCACCTAAATGTACATTCCGCTCCGGTTCTCGAAACTCGTCATTTTCGGCTCGCCCTGACGTGAATCCTATCGAAGTTCCAGGACTATGATCAACCTGCCCCGCGACCGTATGGATCAAGTCGTCAAGCGTTTCGACATGCTCGAGGCGCAGATGTCGGCCGGGCCGGCGGCGGACGCCTATGTCAAGATGGCGTCGGAATATGCCGACATCCAGGAGATGGTGGCAAAGATCAGGGCGCTGCGAACCGCCGAGGATGAACAGGCCGACTTGCAGGCGATGCTCGCCGACAAAAGCACCGATGCCGAAATGCGGGCATTGGCCGAGGCCGATCTGCCAGAGGTCAGGGAGCGCATCGAAGCGCTGCAGAGGGACATCCAGATCCTGCTTCTGCCCAAGGATGCCGCAGATGACAAGAACGCCATCCTTGAAATCCGCGCCGGGACCGGCGGCGACGAGGCGGCTCTCTTTGCCGGCGACCTGTTCCGCATGTACGAACGCTACGCCGCGGCACGCGGCTGGCGTTTCGAGACGGTGTCGGCCAGCGAGGGCGAGGTCGGCGGCTACAAGGAAATCATCGCCACGATTTCGGGCAAAGGCGTCTTTGCCCATATGAAATTCGAGTCCGGCGTGCATCGCGTGCAGCGCGTGCCGGCGACCGAGGCCGGCGGGCGTATCCACACCTCGGCGGCGACGGTTGCGGTGCTGCCCGAAGCGGAAGATGTCGACATCGACATCAGGGCCGAAGACATCCGCATCGACACGATGCGCGCCTCGGGTTCGGGCGGCCAGCACGTCAATACCACCGATTCGGCGGTGCGCATCACCCATCTGCCGACCGGCATTATGGTGGTGCAGGCGGAGAAGTCGCAGCACCAGAACCGGGCCAAAGCCATGCAGATCCTTCGCGCCAGGCTTTACGACCTCGAGCGCAGCAAGGCTGACGAGGAACGCTCAGAATCGCGCAAATCGCAGGTCGGTTCCGGCGATCGCTCGGAGCGCATCCGCACCTATAATTTCCCGCAAGGCCGCGTCACCGACCATCGCATCAATTTGACGCTGTATAAGCTCGACCGGGTGATGATGGGCGAACTCGACGAGATCATCGACGCACTGATCGCCGATCACCAGTCAAAGCTGCTCGCAGATATCGGCCTCGATGGCTGACAGTCTGCCCGGTAGGCCGGTGAGGCTTTGAATTCGAAATTCGTATCACGTTGGAGCAGCGCAACGACGAATTTCGGATTCAAAATCACACCAGCAATTGCTGGTATCTAGGGTGGTGGATTTGAGGTTCCTGAACGCTGATGCCAACAAATAGCAGGAACCTCAAATCCACCACACTAGGGCTGTTGCTGAAAGCGGCGCGGGCACGCCTTGCCGCGGCCGCAGTCGCCGACCCTGCGCTGGATGCGAGGCTGATCGTCGAACATTTTTCCGGCACGACCCGCACCCAAGCCATCGCCGATCCCGAATGCAGTGTCGATGCCGGTGCGATTGCCGCGATCGATGCAGCCTTGAGGCGGCGGATTGCCGGTGAGCCGGTGCATCGCATCATCGGCCATCGCGAGTTCTATGGCTTGCGCCTGTCGCTGTCACCGGAAACGCTGGAGCCGCGACCGGACACCGAAACGCTGGTCGAAGCGGTGCTGCCCTTCGTAAAGACCACTGCGGAACGGCAAGGCGGGTGCCGCATCCTCGATCTCGGCACCGGCACCGGCGCCATCGCGCTGGCGCTGCTCAGCGCCGTACCGACGGCGGTCGCCACCGGCGTCGATATTTCGCCAGGCGCGCTGGCGACCGCCATGCGCAATGCCGGGGAATTGGGGTTGGCCGGCCGGTTCCAGGTGCTCGAATCCGACTGGTTCGAAAAAGTTTTTGGCCGATACCATGTAATTGCCGCCAACCCGCCCTATATAGCGTCCATAGACATTGAAAATCTGCAGGACGAGGTCCGCGATTTCGATCCACGCCAAGCCCTCGATGGCGGCGTGGACGGTCTGAGTCCCTACAGGATCATCGCCGCCGAGGCGGCAGGTTTTTTGGAAGCCGAGGGCAGGATTGCGGTCGAGATCGGCCACACCCAACGCAAAGAGGTCACGGGCATATTCTCCGCAGCCGGCTATGTGCCGGCGGGGGTATTCCGCGACTTTGGCGGAAACGAGAGGGTTCTGATCTTTGAACTGACAAAGCCGTGATGCAGTGCAAAAAAGCGCTTGGCAATGCCGGGGAATACGGCTAGGGTCGCCTTAACCGGATGAGACGAAGCAGGCAGTGCTCTTAGCGATTCGGTTTCCTTGGAAATAGCTGCCTTCTTGCGCAAACGACGCCAAGCTTCGTGCGGGGATCGTCCGGCAAGTGATGTAACCGGAACAGGATGACACGTGGCGCCAACGCAATCGATGCGGGCGAACGCCGGTGAAGAGACGAAACGGCTGGCTGCATGAGCGCCTCCGTTCGTGAAAAAGTTTTCGAAAATTTCAA is part of the Mesorhizobium sp. L-2-11 genome and harbors:
- the prfA gene encoding peptide chain release factor 1; its protein translation is MINLPRDRMDQVVKRFDMLEAQMSAGPAADAYVKMASEYADIQEMVAKIRALRTAEDEQADLQAMLADKSTDAEMRALAEADLPEVRERIEALQRDIQILLLPKDAADDKNAILEIRAGTGGDEAALFAGDLFRMYERYAAARGWRFETVSASEGEVGGYKEIIATISGKGVFAHMKFESGVHRVQRVPATEAGGRIHTSAATVAVLPEAEDVDIDIRAEDIRIDTMRASGSGGQHVNTTDSAVRITHLPTGIMVVQAEKSQHQNRAKAMQILRARLYDLERSKADEERSESRKSQVGSGDRSERIRTYNFPQGRVTDHRINLTLYKLDRVMMGELDEIIDALIADHQSKLLADIGLDG
- the prmC gene encoding peptide chain release factor N(5)-glutamine methyltransferase; translation: MPTNSRNLKSTTLGLLLKAARARLAAAAVADPALDARLIVEHFSGTTRTQAIADPECSVDAGAIAAIDAALRRRIAGEPVHRIIGHREFYGLRLSLSPETLEPRPDTETLVEAVLPFVKTTAERQGGCRILDLGTGTGAIALALLSAVPTAVATGVDISPGALATAMRNAGELGLAGRFQVLESDWFEKVFGRYHVIAANPPYIASIDIENLQDEVRDFDPRQALDGGVDGLSPYRIIAAEAAGFLEAEGRIAVEIGHTQRKEVTGIFSAAGYVPAGVFRDFGGNERVLIFELTKP